Within the Mycobacterium gordonae genome, the region CGGCCTCGAGCTGCCGTTTTCACCTGTGTGCTCACCGGATTGCCCGGGGTTGTGCCCGCAATGCGGGGTTTCGCTGGCCGCCGAGCCTGGGCACCAGCATGAACAGATCGACCCGCGGTGGGCCAAGCTGGCCGAGATGCTGCCGGATCAGGACGGCCCGGACACCGAACAGCGAGGTGAGCAGTGACCCAGTCGCGACAGACATTGCTCGACGCACTCGGGGTCGATCTGGCTGACGACCTGCTCTCACTGGCGCTGACACATCGCAGCTACGCCTACGAAAACGGTGGGCTGCCCACTAATGAGCGGTTGGAGTTCCTCGGCGACGCGGTGCTGGGACTGACCATCACCGACGAGCTGTACCACCGACACCCCGACCGTTCCGAAGGCGACTTGGCCAAATTGCGGGCCAGCGTCGTCAACACCCATGCACTCGCCGATGTCGCACGGACCCTGACCGCTGAGGGCCTGGGCACGTACGTGCTGCTGGGCCGCGGCGAAGCTAACACCGGAGGCGCCGACAAGTCCAGCATCCTGGCGGACGGGATGGAATCCTTGCTGGGCGCGATCTACCTGCAGCACGGTATTGAGGTGGCGCGAGAGACGATCCTGCGGTTGTTCGGCCCGCTACTGGACGCCGCGCCTACGCTGGGCGCCGGCCTGGACTGGAAAACCAGCTTGCAGGAGTTGACTGCGGCACGTGCGCTGGGGCCGCCCTCGTACCTGGTGACCTCTACCGGCCCGGATCATGACAAGGAGTTCACCGCGGTGGTGGTGGTGATGGACACCGAGTACGGGTCGGGTGTGGGGCGCTCCAAGAAAGAGGCCGAGCAGAAGGCCGCGTCGGCAGCGTACAAAGCGCTGGAGTCGCTGGACGTGCTGGACACTGCGGGGAAGTCGTCGGCTTGATGACCCGCTGTGCGCGGCTTGGCCGCGCTTGCGATCACTGCGTTTGGATGGTGCTGACCCGCTGTGCGCGGCTTTGCCGCGCTTGCGATCACTGCGTTGGATGGTGCTGACCCGCTGTGCGCGGCTTTGCCGCGCTTGCGATCACTGCGTTGGATGGTGCTGACCCGCTGTGCGCGGCTTTGCCGCGCTTGCGATCATCACTGAATGCCCGAACTACCTGAAGTAGAGGTGGTACGGCGTGGTCTGCAGACCCACGTGGTGGGGAAGACGATCACTGGCGTCCGGGTTCACCACCCCCGCGCCGTGCGACGGCACGAGGCCGGGCCTGC harbors:
- the rnc gene encoding ribonuclease III, with the protein product MTQSRQTLLDALGVDLADDLLSLALTHRSYAYENGGLPTNERLEFLGDAVLGLTITDELYHRHPDRSEGDLAKLRASVVNTHALADVARTLTAEGLGTYVLLGRGEANTGGADKSSILADGMESLLGAIYLQHGIEVARETILRLFGPLLDAAPTLGAGLDWKTSLQELTAARALGPPSYLVTSTGPDHDKEFTAVVVVMDTEYGSGVGRSKKEAEQKAASAAYKALESLDVLDTAGKSSA